DNA sequence from the Pseudoglutamicibacter cumminsii genome:
TCAACGCAAGTGAAACCGCAAGGTTCTGGTTCATGATCCGCCGGCCGCGACGCGCGTGGGCGAAAGCCCGCGGCAGCAAGCGGATGTCCGTGCCGGTGAAGGCGATGTCAGCGGACTCGATCGCAACATCCGCGCCACCGGCACCCATCGCAATACCGATGTCAGCCACGGCGAGCGCTGGCGCATCGTTGATGCCGTCGCCAATCATCGCAACCTGGCTGAGCTCCTCAACCGCCGCGACCTTGTCTTCCGGACGCAGTTCAGCACGCACGTCCGTGATGCCAGCTTGGGCCGCGATCGCTTTTGCGGTGCGAGCATTGTCGCCGGTCAGCATCGTGATTCCGATGCCCTGCTTCTTCAACGCGGCCACCGCATCGGCCGCCCCTTCACGGAGCTCATCGCGCACGCCGATCACCGCAACAGCCTCGCCGTTGACATGCAGGACCACGGTGGTCATGCCGTCCTCTTCCAGCTCGGCGGTGTCAGTGGCGAGCGGACCGGGGCTCAGCCATCGTGGGCTACCGATAGCGATGCGGTCGCCGCCAACCCAGCCTTCGATGCCGCTGCCGGCTTGCTCCGTGACGTCCGTCGCGATGGGGACGACTGGCGCGGCGGTGGTGATGGCGGTGGCGATCGGGTGGGAGCTGTGTTGCTCGAGGGCGGCGGCCCATTCCAGTGCAACGTCCATGGTCACACTCGGGACGGAGCGGACTGCGGCGACTTGTGGTTTGCCGCGGGTGAGGGTTCCGGTTTTATCGATCGCGATATGACGGATGGTTCCGAACCGTTCAAACGCGGCACCGGATTTGATGATCACGCCGTACTTGCTGGCCCCACCGACCGCCGCGATCACGGTGAGTGGGACGGCGATTGCGAGCGCACACGGAGACGCCGCCACGAGCACGGTGAGGGCGCGAGTGATCCACAGCTCTGGGTCACCTAGGAGTGAACCGACTACGGCGATGAGTGCCGCGAGGACGAGGACCCCCGGCACGAGCGGTGTAGCGATGCGGTCAGCGATGCGCGCACGTTCCCCGCGTTCGTTTTGTGCTCCTTGCACGAGCGAGACGATGGTCGTGAGCGAGTTATCGGTTCCTGGCGCGGTGGCCTGGATTTCCAGTGGCGTTGTGGTTGCGATGGAGCCGGCGCTGATGTGTTCGCCTTGTTCGACGCTGAACGGCATGGATTCGCCGGTGATGGCGCTGGTGTCGATGTCGGTGCGGCTGGTGATCAGGGTGCCGTCCGTGGGGACGCGTTCGCCTGGGCGGATGAGGATGTGGTCCCCTACCGTGAGTTCGGCGGTGGGGATGGTGATGGTGGTGTCGCCGCGGCGGATGGTCGCTTGGTCTGGTGTGAGGTCGAGGAGGGCGCGTAGGCTGCCTTGGGCTTTAGCCATCGCTTTATCTTCGAGCGCTTCAGCGATGGAGAACAGGAACACGAGTGCTGCAGCTTCCCCAACGTAGCCGAGGGTCACGGCACCAACGGCGCTGATCGTCATGAGGAGAGCGACGCCGATTTTGCCTTTGAATAGGCGTTTGAGGGCGTCGGGCACGAAGGTTGCCGCGCCGATGATGAGGCTAGCCCAGTAGAGGAGATGTTCGGCGGCTTCGTAGCCGAGCAGGCCGGTGATGAAACCAGCGACGAGCAGCAACCCCGAGGTGAGTGGCACGAGGATTTCGATGTCCCGCCACCACGGGACTGTTTTGACGTCGATGCCTTCCATGACGATGTCGCCGCCGCAACCGCACGCCGAGCTCATATGACCCTCCTCCTTGTCGAGACCGGCTGATGAAACCGAACGGGGATCCGGTTCATGAATGGCCGGTTAACCTGTTTCCAGGCTAGCCCCGCAGAGGCGGGAAACGGGCATTTATACGTGATGCAGGGCACATCGTCAGAAACATATGTAATTTACTTTTTTGCCCTAGCTACAGCTGAAAATGACATCGATTTTCAAGAGGGTTTTTTGGGGGGCTATGCACAGCTTTGAGACTGGTGACTTATATCTCATTTGACCGAAACTGATGCCCCCGGAGTACCCACGTGTCTAAGAGACTCGCATCTGTTTTCCTCCTCAGCGGCGCTCTGTTGCTCACAGCCTGCGGCGGCTCAGGCGACACTTCCGGCGATGGCGGCAACGTATCCGCTGAAGCCACCACGGAAACGAGGGAACGGAAAACAAAGCAGCAGAAGAGAACAAGAGTGACAAGCAGCTCTTCGAGATTGGCGAGACCGTCGACATCGAGGCAGCTGTCATGGACTACTCCATCATGGTGAAGTCGGTTGAATTCACCAAAGAGTTCCAGGGCATGTCCTATGACGAGTACGTGATCGGCGCACCAGACAACACGATGTTCGTGGTCGCCAACGTGGTCATCGCCAACAC
Encoded proteins:
- a CDS encoding heavy metal translocating P-type ATPase, producing MSSACGCGGDIVMEGIDVKTVPWWRDIEILVPLTSGLLLVAGFITGLLGYEAAEHLLYWASLIIGAATFVPDALKRLFKGKIGVALLMTISAVGAVTLGYVGEAAALVFLFSIAEALEDKAMAKAQGSLRALLDLTPDQATIRRGDTTITIPTAELTVGDHILIRPGERVPTDGTLITSRTDIDTSAITGESMPFSVEQGEHISAGSIATTTPLEIQATAPGTDNSLTTIVSLVQGAQNERGERARIADRIATPLVPGVLVLAALIAVVGSLLGDPELWITRALTVLVAASPCALAIAVPLTVIAAVGGASKYGVIIKSGAAFERFGTIRHIAIDKTGTLTRGKPQVAAVRSVPSVTMDVALEWAAALEQHSSHPIATAITTAAPVVPIATDVTEQAGSGIEGWVGGDRIAIGSPRWLSPGPLATDTAELEEDGMTTVVLHVNGEAVAVIGVRDELREGAADAVAALKKQGIGITMLTGDNARTAKAIAAQAGITDVRAELRPEDKVAAVEELSQVAMIGDGINDAPALAVADIGIAMGAGGADVAIESADIAFTGTDIRLLPRAFAHARRGRRIMNQNLAVSLALIVLLLPLSFFGVMSLAAVVLAHELTEVLVILNGLRAAHQPHIHIHNHGHAHTPAS